A single region of the Novosphingobium sp. SL115 genome encodes:
- the gatB gene encoding Asp-tRNA(Asn)/Glu-tRNA(Gln) amidotransferase subunit GatB — MTDYRIQGATGEWEVVIGLEVHAQITTNAKLFSGAATAFGAEPNTQVSLVDAAMPGMLPVPNRECIRQAVRTGMAIDAQINKWSRFDRKNYFYADLPQGYQISQLYHPIVGEGQIDIALDDKNPDSIKTIGVERIHVEQDAGKLMHDQHPTMSYVDLNRSGVALMEIVSRPDMRSPAEAGAYLSKLRTILRYVGSCDGNMDQGSMRADVNVSVRKPGDEFGTRTETKNVNSVRFVMAVVEQEARRQVALIEDGGTVVQETRLYDPDRNETRSMRSKEDAHDYRYFPDPDLLPIELDDAFLEECRASLPELPDAKRARYETALGLSAYNAGVLTADVETARWFELLLAQTAAKANKAEADVAKQASNWLISELFGALNKLGKGLDTSPVTPAAGAELLALVADGTISGSIAKQVLEKMLETGDAAGVIVEREGLKQTSDTGAIEAAIDGILAANADKVEQYRAGKEALFGFFVGQTMKAMQGKANPQMINELLKKKLA, encoded by the coding sequence ATGACCGATTATCGTATCCAGGGCGCAACCGGTGAATGGGAGGTCGTGATCGGCCTTGAAGTCCACGCGCAGATCACCACCAACGCCAAGCTGTTTTCGGGCGCCGCCACCGCGTTCGGGGCAGAGCCGAACACGCAGGTAAGCCTTGTTGACGCGGCGATGCCCGGCATGTTGCCCGTGCCCAACCGCGAATGCATCCGTCAGGCGGTGCGCACCGGCATGGCCATCGATGCGCAGATCAACAAGTGGTCGCGGTTTGACCGCAAGAACTACTTCTATGCCGATCTTCCGCAGGGCTACCAGATCAGCCAGCTCTATCACCCCATCGTGGGCGAAGGGCAGATCGATATCGCGCTGGACGACAAGAACCCCGACAGCATCAAGACCATCGGCGTTGAGCGTATCCATGTGGAACAGGATGCGGGCAAGCTGATGCACGATCAGCACCCCACCATGTCCTATGTCGACCTTAACCGTTCGGGCGTGGCGCTGATGGAAATCGTCAGCCGCCCGGACATGCGTTCACCTGCCGAAGCCGGGGCTTACCTGTCGAAGCTGCGCACGATCCTGCGCTATGTCGGGTCGTGCGATGGCAACATGGATCAGGGTTCCATGCGCGCCGACGTCAACGTCTCGGTCCGCAAGCCGGGCGATGAATTTGGCACCCGCACCGAAACCAAGAACGTCAACTCGGTCCGCTTCGTCATGGCTGTGGTCGAACAGGAAGCGCGCCGTCAGGTCGCGCTGATCGAGGATGGCGGCACGGTCGTTCAGGAAACCCGCCTGTACGATCCTGATCGCAACGAAACCCGCTCGATGCGGTCAAAGGAAGATGCGCACGATTACCGCTACTTCCCCGATCCCGACCTGTTGCCCATCGAACTGGACGACGCATTCCTTGAAGAATGCCGCGCCAGTCTGCCCGAACTGCCCGATGCCAAACGCGCGCGTTATGAAACCGCGCTCGGCCTTTCGGCGTATAACGCGGGCGTGCTGACGGCAGATGTCGAAACCGCGCGCTGGTTCGAACTGTTGCTGGCGCAAACTGCTGCCAAGGCGAACAAGGCCGAAGCCGATGTGGCCAAGCAGGCCTCCAACTGGCTGATCTCTGAACTGTTCGGCGCGCTGAACAAGCTGGGCAAGGGCCTCGATACCTCGCCGGTCACGCCTGCCGCCGGGGCAGAGCTGCTGGCGCTGGTGGCCGATGGCACGATCAGCGGTTCCATCGCCAAGCAGGTGCTGGAAAAGATGCTCGAAACCGGCGATGCCGCAGGCGTGATCGTTGAACGTGAAGGCCTGAAGCAGACCTCGGACACCGGCGCCATCGAAGCTGCCATCGACGGTATCCTTGCCGCCAATGCCGACAAGGTGGAACAGTACCGCGCAGGCAAGGAGGCTCTGTTCGGCTTCTTCGTCGGCCAGACGATGAAGGCCATGCAGGGCAAGGCCAATCCGCAGATGATCAACGAACTGCTGAAGAAAAAGCTGGCCTGA
- the gatA gene encoding Asp-tRNA(Asn)/Glu-tRNA(Gln) amidotransferase subunit GatA codes for MTNLTDLGIAAIRNGVADGTFTATEVATAFNAAVAEAQPALNAFIVTTPEKALEAAAKVDADRAAGKPLGSLAGVPIGMKDLFATQGVQTTAASKILEGFKPEYESTVSQKLWDAGAGMLGKLNLDQFAMGSSNETSAFGNVISPWRKPGDTAALAPGGSSGGSSSAVAARIAPAATGTDTGGSIRQPAAFTGISGIKPTYGRCSRWGVVAFASSLDQAGPMARDVTDCAIMLEAMAGFDPKDSTSLNLPVPEWTAGLNADMRGKKVGIPREYRLDGMDADVAKSWDDGIAWLKDAGAEIVEISLPHTKYALPTYYIIAPAEASSNLARYDGVRYGLRDLPQGAGLQDMYAATRAAGFGPEVKRRILIGTYVLSAGFYDAYYTQAQKVRALISRDFTEAFKQVDVILAPTAPSSAFALGEKSADPLEMYLNDVFSVPASLAGLPAMSVPAGLDRNGLPLGLQIIGKAFDEQAVLNAGLAIEARAQFTARPAKWW; via the coding sequence ATGACCAACCTTACCGACCTTGGCATTGCCGCCATCCGCAACGGCGTGGCCGATGGCACTTTCACCGCCACCGAAGTCGCCACTGCCTTCAACGCGGCGGTTGCAGAAGCGCAGCCCGCGCTCAACGCCTTCATCGTCACCACCCCGGAAAAGGCTTTGGAAGCCGCCGCGAAAGTGGATGCTGACCGCGCCGCTGGAAAGCCGCTTGGCAGCCTTGCAGGCGTGCCGATCGGCATGAAGGACCTGTTCGCCACGCAGGGCGTGCAGACCACCGCCGCGTCGAAAATCCTCGAAGGCTTCAAGCCCGAATACGAATCGACCGTCTCGCAGAAGCTGTGGGACGCGGGCGCAGGCATGCTGGGCAAGCTCAACCTTGACCAGTTCGCCATGGGGTCCTCCAACGAAACCAGCGCTTTCGGCAACGTGATCTCGCCGTGGCGCAAGCCGGGTGACACCGCCGCGCTTGCCCCCGGTGGTTCGTCAGGCGGTTCCTCGTCAGCCGTTGCTGCGCGCATCGCGCCTGCCGCCACCGGCACCGATACCGGCGGCTCCATCCGCCAGCCCGCTGCCTTCACCGGCATTTCGGGCATCAAGCCCACTTATGGCCGCTGCTCGCGCTGGGGCGTGGTCGCTTTCGCCTCATCGCTCGATCAGGCAGGCCCGATGGCCCGCGACGTGACCGACTGTGCGATCATGCTCGAAGCCATGGCCGGGTTTGATCCCAAGGATTCGACCAGCCTCAACCTGCCCGTGCCCGAATGGACGGCAGGCCTCAACGCCGACATGCGCGGCAAGAAAGTCGGCATCCCGCGCGAATACCGCCTTGATGGCATGGACGCCGACGTGGCGAAAAGCTGGGACGATGGCATCGCATGGCTCAAGGATGCGGGCGCTGAAATCGTCGAAATCAGCCTGCCGCACACCAAATACGCGCTGCCCACCTATTACATCATCGCCCCTGCCGAAGCCTCGTCCAACCTCGCCCGTTACGATGGCGTGCGCTATGGCCTGCGCGATCTTCCCCAGGGCGCTGGTCTTCAGGACATGTATGCCGCCACCCGCGCCGCAGGGTTCGGGCCAGAGGTCAAGCGCCGCATCCTGATCGGCACTTACGTCCTCTCGGCAGGCTTCTACGATGCCTATTACACGCAGGCGCAGAAGGTCCGCGCGCTCATCAGCCGCGATTTCACCGAAGCCTTCAAGCAGGTCGACGTCATCCTCGCCCCCACCGCGCCGTCCTCGGCCTTCGCGCTGGGTGAAAAGAGCGCCGATCCGCTGGAAATGTACCTGAACGACGTGTTCTCGGTCCCCGCCAGCCTCGCCGGCCTCCCCGCCATGTCGGTCCCCGCCGGGCTAGACCGCAACGGCCTGCCGCTGGGTCTTCAGATCATCGGCAAGGCCTTTGACGAACAAGCCGTCCTTAATGCAGGCCTCGCCATCGAAGCGCGCGCCCAGTTCACAGCCCGTCCGGCAAAGTGGTGGTAA
- the gatC gene encoding Asp-tRNA(Asn)/Glu-tRNA(Gln) amidotransferase subunit GatC: MSVDTATVAKIASLARIKVSETELEAMVPELNGILAWVEQLGEVDVTGIEPMTAVIPNVQRLRDDVVNADPLTGGDKRDAVLANAPAPEHGFFGVPKVIE; encoded by the coding sequence ATGTCCGTAGATACCGCCACGGTGGCCAAGATCGCCTCGCTGGCCCGCATCAAGGTCAGCGAAACCGAGCTCGAAGCCATGGTGCCCGAACTGAACGGCATCCTCGCCTGGGTCGAACAGCTTGGTGAAGTGGACGTGACCGGCATCGAACCGATGACCGCCGTGATCCCCAATGTGCAACGCCTGCGCGATGACGTGGTGAACGCAGATCCGCTGACCGGCGGTGACAAGCGCGACGCCGTACTGGCCAATGCGCCCGCGCCCGAACACGGCTTCTTCGGCGTGCCCAAGGTTATCGAATAA
- a CDS encoding FKBP-type peptidyl-prolyl cis-trans isomerase yields the protein MSEITRVPLQPIAKGSISKIWLGVIAAVVLGSGVAYATRYKGVEIETVKAGTGASPTKSDVALINYVGRLANGKEFDRGERAVLPLETVIPGFSEGLGKMQKGGKYVLEIPSEKAYGAEEKRNPQTGEVVIPANSDLVFEIELIDYKSAAELEQQRMMLEQMQQMQGGAGHGGAPGAAAPGGMPLPGGAPGSAPQP from the coding sequence ATGTCGGAAATCACCCGCGTTCCGCTCCAGCCTATTGCCAAAGGCTCGATTTCGAAGATCTGGTTGGGCGTGATCGCCGCCGTCGTGCTGGGTTCAGGCGTCGCCTATGCCACGCGCTATAAGGGTGTCGAGATCGAGACGGTAAAGGCCGGCACCGGCGCGTCCCCTACCAAGAGCGACGTGGCGCTCATCAACTATGTCGGTCGCCTTGCCAACGGCAAGGAATTCGATCGCGGTGAACGCGCGGTCCTGCCGCTCGAAACCGTCATTCCCGGCTTCTCCGAAGGTCTGGGCAAGATGCAGAAGGGCGGCAAGTACGTCCTCGAAATCCCGTCGGAAAAGGCATACGGCGCCGAAGAAAAGCGCAACCCGCAGACCGGCGAAGTCGTCATTCCGGCCAACAGCGATCTGGTCTTCGAAATCGAACTGATCGATTACAAGAGCGCTGCCGAACTCGAACAGCAGCGCATGATGCTGGAACAGATGCAGCAGATGCAGGGCGGTGCTGGCCATGGCGGCGCACCGGGCGCGGCTGCTCCGGGCGGTATGCCGCTTCCGGGTGGCGCGCCGGGCAGCGCACCGCAACCCTGA
- the rpsU gene encoding 30S ribosomal protein S21 produces MQILVRDNNVDQALRALKKKLQREGVYREMKLRRHFEKPSEKRAREKAAAVRRARKLERKRQERDGAK; encoded by the coding sequence ATGCAGATTCTCGTTCGCGATAACAACGTCGACCAGGCTCTTCGTGCTCTCAAGAAGAAGCTGCAGCGCGAAGGTGTGTATCGCGAAATGAAGCTGCGTCGCCACTTCGAAAAGCCTTCGGAAAAGCGCGCTCGCGAAAAGGCTGCTGCCGTGCGCCGCGCCCGCAAGCTTGAGCGTAAGCGTCAGGAGCGCGACGGCGCGAAGTAA
- the crcB gene encoding fluoride efflux transporter CrcB — protein MNSPNSLTASAIVALGGGTGAVLRYHVGRFIGSIAGPNNTFPWGTFTINVVGSVLMGILAGWLARHDAGEAWRLMLGVGVLGGFTTFSAFSLEAALLVQRGLTGLAAIYAAGSVLAGVAGLFMGLSIMRGAA, from the coding sequence ATGAACTCTCCCAATTCCCTGACAGCCAGCGCGATTGTAGCGCTGGGCGGCGGCACCGGTGCGGTGCTGCGCTATCACGTCGGTCGCTTTATCGGCAGCATTGCCGGACCCAACAATACGTTCCCCTGGGGAACCTTCACGATCAATGTCGTGGGCAGTGTGCTGATGGGCATTCTGGCCGGATGGCTGGCGCGGCATGATGCGGGCGAGGCCTGGCGGCTGATGCTGGGCGTGGGCGTATTGGGTGGTTTCACCACCTTTTCCGCATTCAGCCTTGAAGCGGCCCTGCTGGTGCAGCGAGGCCTGACCGGGCTGGCGGCGATTTATGCCGCAGGATCAGTGCTGGCAGGCGTGGCCGGGCTGTTTATGGGTCTTTCGATCATGCGAGGTGCAGCATGA
- a CDS encoding RluA family pseudouridine synthase, producing the protein MSRSHMPDDNVRQFTVGRDDAGARLDRWFKRHLPQVGFATVSRWARTGQIRLDGKRADVDTRLEAGQILRVPPGNATPVGTPGKGARPRKPLTEEQIALAESMVLEKDRAAIVLNKPPGLATQGGSGTYEHVDGLLDAYVGEKEARPRLVHRLDKDTSGVLLIARTPGSAAFFSRHFSGRSARKIYWALVTGVPDVKDGLIELPLAKQPGTGGEKMMVDESGQGQSARTRYRVISRAGNAAAWVELQPLTGRTHQLRVHMAAIGHPIVGDGKYGGQAAFLTGTISRKMHLHARRLRIEHPEGDLIDVTAPLPDHFAASMASLGFHEEDGDLAIDPIKPIPEKTMQKRAAKAHSKEYRKERRGERRKRSDSDAGGGSAARKPTGKRAATGAKAGPVGKSGPVGKSGPGGKPGAKPGPRKPAGGRTTGKPTGAPRGGKTH; encoded by the coding sequence ATGAGCCGCAGCCATATGCCGGACGACAACGTCCGCCAGTTTACCGTGGGCCGCGATGATGCGGGCGCACGGCTGGACCGCTGGTTCAAGCGCCATCTGCCGCAAGTGGGCTTTGCCACGGTTTCGCGCTGGGCGCGTACCGGGCAGATTCGGCTGGATGGCAAACGCGCAGATGTGGATACCCGGCTGGAAGCAGGGCAGATCCTGCGCGTGCCGCCGGGCAATGCAACCCCGGTGGGCACACCCGGCAAGGGCGCGCGTCCGCGCAAGCCATTGACCGAAGAACAGATCGCGCTGGCCGAATCGATGGTGCTGGAAAAGGACCGCGCCGCGATTGTGCTGAACAAGCCGCCGGGCCTTGCCACGCAAGGCGGCAGCGGCACGTATGAGCACGTCGACGGGCTGCTGGATGCCTATGTCGGTGAAAAGGAAGCGCGTCCCCGGCTGGTGCACCGGTTGGACAAGGATACGTCCGGCGTTCTGCTGATTGCCCGCACGCCGGGCAGCGCTGCGTTCTTTTCGCGGCATTTTTCGGGCCGGTCGGCGCGCAAGATCTATTGGGCGCTGGTCACCGGCGTGCCCGATGTGAAGGACGGGCTGATCGAACTGCCGCTGGCCAAGCAGCCGGGCACGGGCGGCGAAAAGATGATGGTGGACGAAAGCGGACAGGGCCAGTCGGCCCGCACTCGCTATCGCGTCATCAGCCGCGCAGGCAATGCGGCGGCATGGGTGGAATTGCAGCCGCTGACCGGACGCACGCACCAGTTGCGCGTGCATATGGCCGCCATCGGCCACCCGATTGTCGGCGACGGCAAATATGGCGGGCAGGCCGCGTTCCTGACCGGCACGATCAGCCGCAAGATGCACCTGCACGCGCGCCGTTTGCGGATTGAACATCCCGAAGGCGACCTGATCGACGTGACGGCTCCCCTGCCCGATCACTTTGCCGCCAGCATGGCCAGCCTCGGCTTCCATGAAGAAGACGGCGATCTGGCCATCGATCCGATCAAACCGATCCCCGAAAAGACCATGCAGAAACGCGCGGCCAAGGCGCATTCCAAGGAATACCGCAAGGAACGCCGGGGCGAGCGCCGCAAGCGATCCGATAGCGACGCGGGCGGAGGCAGCGCAGCGCGCAAGCCCACGGGCAAGCGTGCGGCGACAGGTGCCAAGGCTGGCCCAGTTGGGAAGAGCGGGCCGGTTGGGAAAAGCGGGCCGGGCGGAAAGCCGGGCGCGAAGCCGGGGCCGCGCAAGCCTGCTGGCGGGCGCACTACGGGTAAGCCGACCGGTGCGCCAAGGGGTGGCAAGACGCACTAA
- a CDS encoding FMN-binding negative transcriptional regulator, which yields MHPNPAFRHDDRALLEALIAEIGFGMVFATTPDGPRVGHVPLLYTGDGAVQFHLARGNALTRHIDGMTALVVINGPDGYVSPRWYADPAQVPTWNYVALELEGRVRRVDQDGLTAMLEGLSAANEARLAGEPWTMDKTPQDALRKMMAAIVGFEMEILAWRPTFKLSQNKSTDERARVADGLEAHGSPAMAELMRRLVP from the coding sequence ATGCATCCCAATCCGGCGTTCAGGCATGATGACCGCGCGCTGCTGGAGGCGCTGATCGCTGAAATCGGGTTCGGCATGGTGTTTGCCACCACGCCGGACGGGCCGCGCGTTGGCCATGTGCCGCTGCTATATACCGGTGATGGCGCGGTGCAGTTCCATCTGGCGCGCGGCAATGCGCTGACGCGGCATATCGACGGCATGACGGCGCTGGTGGTTATCAACGGGCCGGACGGGTATGTTTCGCCGCGCTGGTATGCCGACCCGGCGCAAGTGCCGACATGGAACTATGTGGCGCTGGAACTGGAAGGCCGGGTGCGGCGGGTGGATCAGGATGGGCTGACCGCGATGCTGGAAGGCCTTTCTGCCGCCAACGAAGCGCGCCTTGCGGGTGAGCCGTGGACGATGGACAAGACGCCACAGGATGCACTGCGCAAGATGATGGCGGCGATTGTCGGGTTCGAGATGGAAATTCTGGCGTGGCGTCCCACTTTCAAGCTGTCACAGAACAAGAGCACGGACGAGCGTGCGCGCGTGGCCGATGGGCTTGAAGCGCATGGATCCCCGGCAATGGCCGAACTGATGCGGAGGCTGGTGCCTTGA
- a CDS encoding HAD-IA family hydrolase: MKLAIFDCDGTLVDSQADICAAMDAAFTAAGLIPPERHATRRVVGLSLHEAMRQLHPQGAHGDHASLTQLYKDAFRARREAGHVGEPLYDGIAELIEGLAAEGWQLAVATGKSDRGLAHCLAAHGLTRHFVSLQTADRHPSKPDPSMIEQCIADAGADRHRTAMIGDTVYDIAMAKNAGVRGIGVDWGYHDPHELIDAGAEAVATSMAHLRALLGAVA; the protein is encoded by the coding sequence ATGAAGTTGGCGATTTTCGATTGCGACGGGACGCTGGTGGACAGCCAGGCCGATATCTGCGCGGCAATGGATGCGGCGTTTACCGCAGCCGGGCTGATTCCGCCCGAACGCCACGCGACGCGGCGGGTGGTGGGGCTTTCGCTGCACGAAGCGATGCGCCAATTGCACCCGCAAGGCGCGCATGGAGACCACGCCAGCCTGACCCAGCTTTACAAGGATGCCTTTCGTGCCCGGCGCGAGGCGGGGCATGTGGGCGAGCCGCTGTATGACGGCATTGCCGAACTGATTGAAGGATTGGCGGCAGAAGGCTGGCAACTGGCTGTGGCGACGGGCAAATCGGACCGGGGGCTGGCGCACTGCCTTGCTGCGCATGGCCTGACCCGACATTTCGTTTCGTTGCAGACGGCGGACCGGCATCCTTCAAAGCCTGACCCTTCGATGATCGAACAGTGCATTGCCGATGCCGGGGCCGACCGCCACCGCACCGCGATGATTGGCGATACGGTCTATGACATCGCCATGGCGAAGAATGCGGGCGTGCGCGGGATCGGGGTGGACTGGGGCTATCACGATCCGCACGAGTTGATCGATGCCGGGGCCGAGGCTGTGGCGACGAGCATGGCGCATTTGCGTGCGTTACTGGGGGCCGTGGCATGA
- a CDS encoding ATP12 family chaperone protein: MKRFYKEAAAVAIDGGFGVALDGRKIKTVGGRAQVVPTLALAEAMAAEWVAQGEEIDPALFMFRDMADYAIDVVAQDTGAVVTDLVPYAETDTLCYRAEPDEPFAARQRLMWEPLLTATEARLDVAFVRVTGVMHKPQNPQAIAAMKAEIDRLDAFQLAALQNTTSLAASLIIGLAALADHADLDALWDAANLEEDWQAELWGKDEEALERRARRAAGFAAAARFAGLARG; the protein is encoded by the coding sequence ATGAAGCGGTTTTACAAGGAAGCGGCAGCCGTTGCGATTGACGGCGGGTTTGGCGTTGCGCTGGACGGGCGCAAGATCAAGACCGTGGGTGGGCGGGCACAAGTGGTGCCGACACTGGCGCTGGCCGAGGCGATGGCAGCGGAATGGGTCGCGCAGGGTGAAGAGATTGACCCGGCGCTGTTCATGTTCCGCGACATGGCAGATTATGCGATCGACGTGGTGGCGCAGGATACCGGCGCGGTGGTGACCGACCTTGTGCCTTATGCCGAAACGGACACGCTGTGCTATCGCGCGGAGCCGGACGAGCCATTTGCCGCGCGCCAGCGGCTGATGTGGGAGCCGCTGCTGACCGCCACTGAGGCGCGGTTGGACGTTGCCTTTGTGCGGGTGACGGGCGTGATGCACAAGCCGCAGAACCCGCAGGCGATTGCCGCGATGAAGGCGGAGATTGACCGACTGGATGCGTTCCAGCTTGCCGCCTTGCAGAACACCACCAGCCTTGCCGCATCGCTGATTATCGGGTTGGCGGCGCTGGCCGATCATGCCGATCTGGATGCGCTGTGGGATGCGGCCAATCTGGAAGAAGACTGGCAGGCCGAACTGTGGGGCAAGGACGAGGAAGCGCTGGAACGGCGCGCGCGGCGGGCGGCGGGCTTTGCCGCGGCGGCGCGGTTTGCGGGGCTGGCGCGGGGATAA
- a CDS encoding ABC-type transport auxiliary lipoprotein family protein translates to MLHKTLIALGLSATLAGCVSLGPKVPDTLLALTPATTVAAGTGASGTFGTALVVLEPAAEARLAVTRVPVQIDDANVAYLKKTMWVERPSRLFQRLVAETIRAKGNRLVIENDPGASGMHLSGRLLDMGYDARTRMAVVRFDAVKEGGNGRVETRRFESTVPVVEADAKYVGPALNQAANTVARQVADWVE, encoded by the coding sequence ATGTTGCACAAGACCCTGATCGCGCTCGGCCTTTCTGCCACTTTGGCAGGCTGCGTCAGCCTTGGCCCCAAAGTGCCCGACACCTTGCTTGCGCTCACGCCTGCCACCACGGTCGCGGCGGGCACCGGCGCCAGCGGCACATTCGGCACCGCGCTGGTCGTGCTGGAACCTGCGGCAGAGGCGCGTCTTGCCGTTACCCGCGTGCCCGTGCAGATCGACGATGCCAACGTCGCCTATCTGAAAAAGACGATGTGGGTCGAACGCCCTTCACGCCTGTTTCAACGCCTTGTCGCTGAAACCATCCGCGCCAAGGGCAACCGTCTGGTGATTGAAAACGACCCCGGCGCCAGCGGTATGCACCTGTCGGGCCGTCTGCTCGACATGGGCTATGATGCCCGCACCCGCATGGCCGTGGTCCGCTTCGATGCGGTAAAGGAAGGCGGCAATGGCCGCGTCGAAACCCGCCGTTTCGAAAGCACGGTGCCGGTGGTGGAAGCCGACGCCAAATATGTCGGCCCCGCGCTCAATCAGGCTGCCAACACCGTAGCGCGGCAGGTGGCCGACTGGGTGGAATAA
- a CDS encoding MlaD family protein — translation METRANHIWVGLVTLALLAATALLTVWIARLNQGKLNEYDIFFKQSVDGLAKGSEVAFSGVPSGQVKEIELWERDPEFVRVRIAVDHKVPILQGTTASLQGSFTGVSTIQLSGAVKGAPLIECPKENKRAACPEGVPVIPTKRSGLGEILSNAPLLLERLATLTERLTMVLSDKNQKSIENILANTDKMTGNLADASPDVKRVMAELQATLRQANYSLASFEKLTNSADSMLNDEGNGLARQMRQTLKSAQGAADALQGTLNDARPAAKQLNERTLPAAEAAIRDLQATTRSLREVTDKIGDRGVGGLVGGPKLPDYKD, via the coding sequence ATGGAAACGCGCGCAAACCATATCTGGGTCGGGCTGGTCACGCTGGCATTGCTGGCGGCTACGGCTCTGCTGACCGTTTGGATCGCGCGGCTCAATCAGGGCAAGCTCAACGAATACGACATCTTCTTCAAACAGTCCGTCGATGGCCTGGCCAAGGGGTCCGAAGTCGCCTTTTCCGGCGTCCCTTCGGGGCAGGTGAAGGAAATCGAATTGTGGGAACGCGATCCCGAATTTGTCCGGGTGCGCATCGCGGTCGATCACAAGGTTCCCATCCTTCAGGGCACCACCGCCAGCCTTCAGGGCAGCTTTACCGGCGTTTCCACCATTCAGCTTTCTGGCGCTGTAAAAGGCGCGCCACTGATCGAATGTCCGAAGGAAAACAAGCGCGCCGCCTGCCCGGAAGGCGTGCCGGTGATCCCGACCAAGCGGTCCGGCCTTGGTGAAATCCTGTCCAACGCGCCGCTTTTGCTGGAACGTCTGGCCACGCTGACCGAACGCCTGACCATGGTGCTGTCGGACAAGAATCAGAAGTCGATCGAGAACATCCTTGCCAATACCGACAAGATGACCGGCAACCTTGCCGATGCCTCGCCCGATGTGAAGCGGGTCATGGCCGAACTGCAGGCCACCTTGCGGCAGGCCAACTATTCGCTGGCCAGTTTTGAAAAGCTTACCAATTCAGCCGATTCCATGCTGAATGACGAAGGCAACGGCCTTGCCCGGCAGATGCGCCAGACGCTGAAATCGGCACAAGGCGCAGCCGATGCCCTGCAAGGCACGCTCAACGATGCGCGCCCTGCGGCAAAGCAGTTGAACGAACGCACGTTGCCTGCCGCCGAAGCTGCTATCCGTGATCTTCAGGCCACCACGCGGTCTTTGCGTGAAGTGACCGACAAGATTGGCGATCGCGGTGTCGGCGGGCTGGTCGGCGGACCAAAGCTGCCTGATTACAAGGACTGA
- a CDS encoding ABC transporter ATP-binding protein, giving the protein MGAATDFPIRVHGLRNVFGDHVIHDGVDLDVRKGEILGVVGGSGTGKSVLMRTIIGLQIPDAGEVDVLGSSITDARDDDDIDIRSRWGVLFQGGALFSTLTVAENVEVPLREFYPEISDELRHEIARYKVLLSGLPAEATSKYPSELSGGMKKRAGIARALALDPELLFLDEPTAGLDPIGAAAFDQLILQLQQTLGLTVFLITHDLDTLYEICDRVAVLADKKVIAVGTIPELLALDHPWIQEYFNGPRGRAAQDAQARNVAVNADALGIAPPAEES; this is encoded by the coding sequence ATGGGCGCGGCAACCGATTTTCCCATCCGCGTCCATGGCCTGCGCAATGTGTTTGGCGATCACGTCATCCACGATGGCGTCGATCTGGACGTGCGTAAGGGCGAAATCCTTGGGGTGGTCGGCGGGTCGGGCACCGGCAAATCTGTGTTGATGCGCACCATCATCGGGCTGCAAATTCCCGATGCAGGCGAAGTCGATGTGCTGGGCAGTTCCATCACTGATGCCCGTGACGATGACGACATCGATATCCGCAGCCGCTGGGGCGTGCTGTTTCAGGGCGGGGCGCTGTTCTCCACGCTGACCGTGGCGGAAAACGTCGAAGTCCCCTTGCGCGAATTCTACCCCGAAATCAGCGACGAACTGCGGCACGAAATCGCACGGTATAAAGTGCTGCTGTCGGGTCTTCCTGCCGAAGCGACAAGCAAATACCCATCCGAACTGTCTGGCGGCATGAAAAAGCGTGCCGGTATCGCCCGCGCGCTCGCGCTCGATCCCGAACTGCTGTTTCTGGATGAACCCACTGCCGGGCTTGATCCCATCGGTGCGGCAGCATTCGACCAGTTGATCCTGCAATTGCAGCAGACGCTGGGCCTCACCGTGTTTCTCATCACCCACGATCTTGATACCCTGTACGAGATTTGTGACCGGGTGGCTGTGCTGGCCGATAAGAAGGTGATTGCGGTGGGAACGATTCCTGAACTGCTGGCACTGGATCACCCGTGGATTCAGGAATATTTCAATGGCCCGCGTGGCCGCGCCGCGCAGGACGCGCAAGCTCGCAACGTGGCGGTCAATGCCGATGCCCTTGGCATCGCGCCGCCAGCCGAAGAGTCATAA